One segment of Spodoptera frugiperda isolate SF20-4 chromosome 5, AGI-APGP_CSIRO_Sfru_2.0, whole genome shotgun sequence DNA contains the following:
- the LOC118271674 gene encoding sepiapterin reductase: MASASAINIDLSGATYCVLSGASQGIGRAIAVELSKHLGPKSLMLLLARNKEELAKTADLCKSDNVNIVFESMDLSKASAADMLSVIQSSLKGYNVNDFATSVIFHNVGSLGNLSVETERMDNVEEMRQYYDLNVFNVITLNTQFLKVFEEVEDRVVIVNVTSLCAIKPMSGMASYCSGKAAREMYFKVLAEEKKHIRVLNYSPGPVETSMIDYVLAETVNANLREVFTSFRSQGALLKPEITAKKCLKVLLQGKFSPGEHVDYFDDE, from the coding sequence ATGGCATCAGCATCAGCCATTAATATTGATTTGTCGGGGGCTACCTACTGTGTTCTTTCAGGGGCCTCCCAAGGAATAGGCCGGGCTATTGCAGTGGAACTGTCAAAGCACCTTGGCCCAAAATCCTTAATGTTACTGTTAGCCCGTAACAAGGAGGAACTTGCCAAGACAGCTGACCTTTGCAAATCTGATAATGTTAACATTGTTTTTGAGTCTATGGATCTCTCCAAAGCCTCTGCAGCAGACATGCTTAGTGTGATTCAGTCTTCTCTAAAAGGGTACAATGTCAATGATTTTGCAACTAGTGTCATTTTCCACAATGTCGGTTCACTGGGCAACCTCTCAGTGGAGACAGAGCGCATGGACAATGTGGAGGAAATGAGACAGTACTATGATCTAAATGTGTTCAATGTAATCACTCTGAATACTCAATTCCTCAAAGTTTTCGAGGAAGTTGAAGACAGAGTTGTTATTGTGAATGTGACATCCTTGTGTGCCATTAAACCTATGAGTGGTATGGCCAGCTACTGCAGTGGTAAGGCTGCTAGGGAGATGTACTTCAAGGTGCTGGCTGAGGAGAAGAAGCACATCAGAGTGTTGAACTACTCTCCAGGGCCTGTGGAGACATCTATGATTGACTATGTGTTGGCTGAAACAGTCAATGCTAACTTGAGGGAAGTATTCACTTCATTTAGGTCCCAAGGTGCTCTGCTAAAGCCAGAAATAACTGCCAAGAAATGTTTGAAAGTCCTCTTACAGGGCAAATTCAGTCCCGGTGAGCATGTGGACTATTTCGATGATGAGTAG
- the LOC118271645 gene encoding mitochondrial 2-oxoglutarate/malate carrier protein isoform X8 — translation MGDKGKKEAAKPRTIPKYMNFIIGGTAGMMGISVVQPADLLKTRMQLLGPAGKNASFVGVAKEIVRKEGILGFYVGLSAALLRQATYGTGRLGCFNAMFDWHKAITREEGITTLWRGAGATVSRAMVVNGAQLGSYSQAREMLLPYMYDGLPLHAAAAMIAGFITTVASLPVDIVKTRVQNAEKGTGQIQVLRSVIQNEGVLTLWSGMWPTYAKIGPLTVLIFVFLEQLNKLYLQVTS, via the exons ATGGGTGACAAAGGAAAAAAAGAAGCTGCGAAGCCTCGCACGATACCCAAATACATGAACTTCATCATTGGAGGCACCGCCGG GATGATGGGAATTAGTGTAGTACAGCCGGCAGACTTGTTGAAAACCCGCATGCAGTTGCTGGGTCCCGCTGGGAAAAACGCGTCGTTCGTGGGGGTTGCAAAAGAAATCGTGAGAAAAGAGGGTATTTTAGGTTTCTACGTGGGTCTATCGGCTGCTCTGCTCCGCCAGGCCACTTACGGCACTGGTAGGCTTGGCTGCTTCAATGCTATGTTCGACTGGCATAAAGC GATAACGCGAGAAGAAGGGATAACAACACTATGGAGGGGCGCCGGCGCTACTGTCAGCAGAGCTATGGTGGTCAATGGCGCCCAACTGGGCTCCTACTCCCAG GCTCGAGAGATGCTTCTGCCATACATGTACGATGGCTTGCCACTCCACGCAGCAGCAGCCATGATTGCCGGCTTCATCACTACTGTTGCCTCATTACCCGTCGACATTGTTAAAACCAG GGTACAGAACGCAGAAAAGGGCACGGGCCAAATACAAGTTTTGAGGAGTGTCATCCAAAACGAAGGCGTCTTGACTCTCTGGAGCGGTATGTGGCCAACCTACGCCAAAATAGGGCCCTTGACTGTACTTATATTTGTATTCTTAGAACAGCTCAACAAACTGTACTTGCAAGTAACTAGTTAA
- the LOC118271645 gene encoding mitochondrial 2-oxoglutarate/malate carrier protein isoform X1 codes for MGDKGKKEAAKPRTIPKYMNFIIGGTAGMMGISVVQPADLLKTRMQLLGPAGKNASFVGVAKEIVRKEGILGFYVGLSAALLRQATYGTGRLGCFNAMFDWHKANRGVPNFPTKIAMGVVSGAFGAWIGTPAEVALIRMTADGRLPPEKRRNYKNVFNALGRITREEGITTLWRGAGATVSRAMVVNGAQLGSYSQAREMLLPYMYDGLPLHAAAAMIAGFITTVASLPVDIVKTRVQNAEKGTGQIQVLRSVIQNEGVLTLWSGMWPTYAKIGPLTVLIFVFLEQLNKLYLQVTS; via the exons ATGGGTGACAAAGGAAAAAAAGAAGCTGCGAAGCCTCGCACGATACCCAAATACATGAACTTCATCATTGGAGGCACCGCCGG GATGATGGGAATTAGTGTAGTACAGCCGGCAGACTTGTTGAAAACCCGCATGCAGTTGCTGGGTCCCGCTGGGAAAAACGCGTCGTTCGTGGGGGTTGCAAAAGAAATCGTGAGAAAAGAGGGTATTTTAGGTTTCTACGTGGGTCTATCGGCTGCTCTGCTCCGCCAGGCCACTTACGGCACTGGTAGGCTTGGCTGCTTCAATGCTATGTTCGACTGGCATAAAGC TAATCGCGGCGTTCCCAATTTTCCAACAAAGATCGCAATGGGTGTGGTTTCTGGTGCTTTCGGAGCATGGATAGGCACACCTGCCGAAGTAGCGCTCATTCGAATGACCGCTGACGGCAGGTTACCGCCAGAAAAGAGGAGaaactataaaaatgtattcaacgCTCTGGGCAG GATAACGCGAGAAGAAGGGATAACAACACTATGGAGGGGCGCCGGCGCTACTGTCAGCAGAGCTATGGTGGTCAATGGCGCCCAACTGGGCTCCTACTCCCAG GCTCGAGAGATGCTTCTGCCATACATGTACGATGGCTTGCCACTCCACGCAGCAGCAGCCATGATTGCCGGCTTCATCACTACTGTTGCCTCATTACCCGTCGACATTGTTAAAACCAG GGTACAGAACGCAGAAAAGGGCACGGGCCAAATACAAGTTTTGAGGAGTGTCATCCAAAACGAAGGCGTCTTGACTCTCTGGAGCGGTATGTGGCCAACCTACGCCAAAATAGGGCCCTTGACTGTACTTATATTTGTATTCTTAGAACAGCTCAACAAACTGTACTTGCAAGTAACTAGTTAA
- the LOC118271645 gene encoding mitochondrial 2-oxoglutarate/malate carrier protein isoform X3 has product MSDEKGKEAAKPRTIPKYMNFIIGGTAGMMGISVVQPADLLKTRMQLLGPAGKNASFVGVAKEIVRKEGILGFYVGLSAALLRQATYGTGRLGCFNAMFDWHKANRGVPNFPTKIAMGVVSGAFGAWIGTPAEVALIRMTADGRLPPEKRRNYKNVFNALGRITREEGITTLWRGAGATVSRAMVVNGAQLGSYSQAREMLLPYMYDGLPLHAAAAMIAGFITTVASLPVDIVKTRVQNAEKGTGQIQVLRSVIQNEGVLTLWSGMWPTYAKIGPLTVLIFVFLEQLNKLYLQVTS; this is encoded by the exons GATGATGGGAATTAGTGTAGTACAGCCGGCAGACTTGTTGAAAACCCGCATGCAGTTGCTGGGTCCCGCTGGGAAAAACGCGTCGTTCGTGGGGGTTGCAAAAGAAATCGTGAGAAAAGAGGGTATTTTAGGTTTCTACGTGGGTCTATCGGCTGCTCTGCTCCGCCAGGCCACTTACGGCACTGGTAGGCTTGGCTGCTTCAATGCTATGTTCGACTGGCATAAAGC TAATCGCGGCGTTCCCAATTTTCCAACAAAGATCGCAATGGGTGTGGTTTCTGGTGCTTTCGGAGCATGGATAGGCACACCTGCCGAAGTAGCGCTCATTCGAATGACCGCTGACGGCAGGTTACCGCCAGAAAAGAGGAGaaactataaaaatgtattcaacgCTCTGGGCAG GATAACGCGAGAAGAAGGGATAACAACACTATGGAGGGGCGCCGGCGCTACTGTCAGCAGAGCTATGGTGGTCAATGGCGCCCAACTGGGCTCCTACTCCCAG GCTCGAGAGATGCTTCTGCCATACATGTACGATGGCTTGCCACTCCACGCAGCAGCAGCCATGATTGCCGGCTTCATCACTACTGTTGCCTCATTACCCGTCGACATTGTTAAAACCAG GGTACAGAACGCAGAAAAGGGCACGGGCCAAATACAAGTTTTGAGGAGTGTCATCCAAAACGAAGGCGTCTTGACTCTCTGGAGCGGTATGTGGCCAACCTACGCCAAAATAGGGCCCTTGACTGTACTTATATTTGTATTCTTAGAACAGCTCAACAAACTGTACTTGCAAGTAACTAGTTAA
- the LOC118271645 gene encoding mitochondrial 2-oxoglutarate/malate carrier protein isoform X2, which produces MGDKGKKEAAKPRTIPKYMNFIIGGTAGMMGISVVQPADLLKTRMQLLGPAGKNASFVGVAKEIVRKEGILGFYVGLSAALLRQATYGTGRLGCFNAMFDWHKANRGVPNFPTKIAMGVVSGAFGAWIGTPAEVALIRMTADGRLPPEKRRNYKNVFNALGRITREEGITTLWRGAGATVSRAMVVNGAQLGSYSQAREMLLPYMYDGLPLHAAAAMIAGFITTVASLPVDIVKTRVQNAEKGTGQIQVLRSVIQNEGVLTLWSGMWPTYAKIGPLTVLIFVFLEQLNKLYLQVTS; this is translated from the exons GATGATGGGAATTAGTGTAGTACAGCCGGCAGACTTGTTGAAAACCCGCATGCAGTTGCTGGGTCCCGCTGGGAAAAACGCGTCGTTCGTGGGGGTTGCAAAAGAAATCGTGAGAAAAGAGGGTATTTTAGGTTTCTACGTGGGTCTATCGGCTGCTCTGCTCCGCCAGGCCACTTACGGCACTGGTAGGCTTGGCTGCTTCAATGCTATGTTCGACTGGCATAAAGC TAATCGCGGCGTTCCCAATTTTCCAACAAAGATCGCAATGGGTGTGGTTTCTGGTGCTTTCGGAGCATGGATAGGCACACCTGCCGAAGTAGCGCTCATTCGAATGACCGCTGACGGCAGGTTACCGCCAGAAAAGAGGAGaaactataaaaatgtattcaacgCTCTGGGCAG GATAACGCGAGAAGAAGGGATAACAACACTATGGAGGGGCGCCGGCGCTACTGTCAGCAGAGCTATGGTGGTCAATGGCGCCCAACTGGGCTCCTACTCCCAG GCTCGAGAGATGCTTCTGCCATACATGTACGATGGCTTGCCACTCCACGCAGCAGCAGCCATGATTGCCGGCTTCATCACTACTGTTGCCTCATTACCCGTCGACATTGTTAAAACCAG GGTACAGAACGCAGAAAAGGGCACGGGCCAAATACAAGTTTTGAGGAGTGTCATCCAAAACGAAGGCGTCTTGACTCTCTGGAGCGGTATGTGGCCAACCTACGCCAAAATAGGGCCCTTGACTGTACTTATATTTGTATTCTTAGAACAGCTCAACAAACTGTACTTGCAAGTAACTAGTTAA